The following are from one region of the Penaeus vannamei isolate JL-2024 chromosome 28, ASM4276789v1, whole genome shotgun sequence genome:
- the Taf9 gene encoding transcription initiation factor TFIID subunit 9: MAKDQKVSMPKEAQVMSAILKDMGITDYEPGVINQMLEFTYRYVSQILDDARVYANYAKKIKTIELDDVKLAVHMQMEKSFTTPPPRDLLLDLARTRNANPLPAIKANQHGIRLPPDRYCLSACNYRIKPSRKKISGISTSGIGTSGRLTLGSTNTSMKISATPMKPTISMVTTKTGNTQTVTLVQKPATGISSGPTQKIVSVNRPVFKVTPGPPGGSTPKIQLSAGNSNVMMNVTSGSGLKMEVDSSAKRKREDDSDSVQ, from the exons ATGGCGAAGGACCAGAAAGTGTCAATGCCCAAAGAGGCGCAGGTTATGAGCGCCATTCTCAAGGATATGGGCATTACGGACTACGAACCGGGAGTTATTAACCAGATGCTTGAATTCACTTACC GTTATGTGTCCCAGATCCTTGATGATGCAAGGGTATATGCCAACTATGCTAAAAAGATCAAGACAATTGAACTTGACGATGTCAAGCTGGCCGTCCACATGCAGATGGAAAAGTCTTTCACAACTCCACCTCCGAGAGAT TTGTTGCTGGACTTAGCAAGGACCAGAAATGCAAACCCATTGCCAGCAATCAAGGCTAACCAGCATGGTATCAGATTGCCACCAGATCGTTATTGCCTCTCTGCCTGCAACTATCGTATTAAACCTTCGAGAAAG AAAATCTCTGGCATTTCAACTAGTGGTATAGGGACATCTGGGCGCCTAACTCTTGGCTCCACCAACACAAGTATGAAAATCAGTGCCACTCCCATGAAGCCCACGATCTCCATGGTGACGACAAAGACTGGTAACACCCAGACGGTTACCTTAGTACAAAAACCAGCCACTGGGATATCCTCAGGACCCACACAGAAGATTGTCAGTGTGAACAGGCCTGTGTTTAAGGTCACACCTGGACCCCCAG GTGGAAGCACACCCAAGATTCAGCTCTCTGCTGGGAACAGCAACGTCATGATGAATGTCACCTCAGGATCAGGACTAAAGATGGAAGTGGATTCTTCAgccaaaagaaaacgggaagatgatTCTGATAGTGTGCAAtag